A genomic window from Methanobacterium sp. BRmetb2 includes:
- a CDS encoding digeranylgeranylglycerophospholipid reductase yields the protein MKYDVIVVGGRVAGSVSSLFASKNDINVLMIEKRQEIGTPVQCAGATSYKTFETLEMKPSKKYVRSEVYGADLYSPDGSSATLRGPVAEGLILERKIFDKELAIKSAKAGTDIMLKTNVKDLLIKDKKVKGVIAKHLGKTMEITADLVIAADGLESQIAKKSGLNTTARPFEICSCAQYEMVGLDINPNYLKFYFGEKIAPGGYVWIFPKGDRVANVGIGIRSLKQSAYYYLNKFIVNLNAKPVELNIGGVPVSGPIEKTFTDGLLVVGDAARQVDPITGGGIHIASACGKIAGEVAAEAIQKEDTSSDFLVRYEKLWKEKVGKSLKRSLKYRNALDNMDDDDLNNLISFAQGKDVGSLSKLSMIKLAKDYPQLVKILKDLL from the coding sequence ATGAAATATGACGTTATTGTTGTTGGGGGTCGTGTTGCAGGTTCAGTTTCATCTCTATTTGCTTCTAAAAATGATATTAATGTATTAATGATTGAAAAAAGGCAAGAAATTGGAACTCCAGTTCAATGTGCTGGAGCTACAAGCTACAAAACATTCGAAACTTTGGAGATGAAACCATCCAAAAAATATGTTAGAAGCGAAGTTTACGGTGCAGACCTATACTCACCAGACGGTAGTTCTGCAACATTAAGAGGACCTGTTGCTGAAGGATTGATATTAGAGAGAAAAATATTTGATAAAGAATTAGCAATTAAATCTGCAAAAGCCGGCACCGACATCATGTTAAAAACTAATGTGAAAGATTTACTTATTAAGGACAAAAAGGTTAAAGGAGTTATTGCCAAACATCTTGGAAAAACAATGGAAATAACTGCAGATTTAGTTATTGCGGCTGATGGTTTGGAATCACAAATTGCAAAAAAATCTGGACTTAATACCACAGCTAGACCCTTTGAAATTTGTTCTTGTGCCCAATATGAAATGGTAGGTTTGGATATTAACCCTAACTATTTAAAATTCTATTTTGGCGAAAAAATAGCCCCTGGAGGATATGTATGGATCTTTCCCAAAGGGGATAGGGTTGCTAATGTGGGAATAGGTATTAGGAGTCTAAAACAATCTGCATATTACTATCTCAATAAATTTATAGTTAATTTAAATGCCAAACCAGTTGAACTTAACATTGGAGGAGTGCCTGTATCAGGGCCTATCGAAAAAACTTTCACAGATGGTTTACTTGTTGTTGGAGACGCTGCACGCCAGGTTGATCCAATAACCGGCGGAGGAATTCATATAGCCTCAGCGTGTGGCAAAATTGCTGGCGAAGTAGCTGCAGAAGCAATTCAAAAAGAAGATACATCATCTGATTTCCTGGTAAGATATGAAAAACTATGGAAAGAGAAAGTAGGTAAAAGCCTAAAAAGATCTCTTAAATACCGGAACGCTCTGGACAATATGGATGATGATGATTTAAATAATCTTATTAGTTTTGCACAAGGAAAAGATGTTGGATCCCTTTCTAAACTTTCAATGATCAAGCTGGCAAAGGACTATCCCCAACTGGTAAAAATTCTAAAAGATCTACTCTAA
- a CDS encoding 4Fe-4S ferredoxin: MKIDLEKCGICGACVGVCPNNVFELLENCIKIKGTCEKCNNCIVVCPLGALSD; encoded by the coding sequence ATGAAGATTGATTTAGAAAAATGTGGAATCTGTGGCGCTTGTGTTGGTGTTTGTCCCAATAATGTTTTTGAACTTCTAGAGAACTGTATAAAAATTAAAGGAACATGTGAAAAATGTAATAATTGTATTGTTGTCTGCCCTTTAGGAGCTTTGAGTGATTAA